One part of the Candidatus Flexicrinis affinis genome encodes these proteins:
- a CDS encoding baseplate J/gp47 family protein — MSANDTRQPGRPQDPATLDIAPGLDTLPRQIGIFPAFRAGLLEEASGQVALASAGWRGRDVGDFGVMLLEMWAYVCDVLAFYDGLYAGEAYLRTARRLSAVRRLTSLIGYIPRPAVAALVDLALSLEGRKPVSIPADSAFRSGAFEGEKPQVFTAIDPVTVHPLRAKFTLTPQPRTTLPGSGSVTTQTLTFKRGTVTVKADDPAVLRSGSTHTAALVEGVENVEDPAGNAVTEVAFKDSLKLTGGTTYSAMSLLRPTGTAFVTSVGSDYFSGIGYRYNEVKLDALVKSIKTGDLVLLRKGDHLRWFKAQTVTTYNRTVQSAKTITSTQGSTTTTTTIPAVTTPVTQITFDTYWDNTARRAPEDNSDWAWWTYADFTLYYGMAAAGTPIGEAAATLKADDVLKVRERVEAVDSAYEPDRFLLRDLNEDAINADGTLSANGTLTLSDGDAWDGPFVPPVTAYGALVRATRGEVVTGEILGTGNGSTPNQSFKLKKKPLTYVTAASAESESGVQSTLTIRVDGVLWTEVPRFYGREADEAVYIIRQDDESDSWVTFGDGVRGQRLPTGAVVTADYRFGAGKAAPPAGMVTQMVTPVKGVTALVNPLAAFGGADAEAEDAIKTYAPRSALMLGRAVSLVDYQAVAANTSGVTAAKAEWRWSGTQQRPVVKLWYIGDASLAASIKDRLVAVSAEGVPFEVAPATAVSVALTIGIVTDARYVADDVADDVEAALSDALAPEVLGIGAPLIRSKVMAIAAAVEGVIAPTVVTLNGAPFVSAGITGTEGTYFVFTITVSAQPEG, encoded by the coding sequence ATGAGCGCAAACGACACCCGTCAGCCCGGCCGCCCGCAAGATCCGGCGACCCTCGACATCGCGCCGGGGCTGGACACGCTACCCCGCCAGATCGGCATCTTCCCGGCCTTTCGCGCCGGCTTGCTGGAGGAAGCCTCCGGGCAGGTCGCGCTGGCATCGGCCGGATGGCGCGGGCGCGACGTCGGCGACTTCGGCGTCATGCTGCTCGAGATGTGGGCGTACGTCTGCGACGTGCTGGCCTTCTACGACGGCTTGTATGCCGGCGAGGCCTACCTGCGCACCGCCCGACGCCTGAGCGCCGTGCGCCGCCTGACCAGCCTGATCGGTTACATTCCGCGCCCGGCGGTGGCCGCGCTGGTCGATCTGGCGCTCTCGCTCGAAGGCCGCAAGCCCGTCTCGATCCCGGCCGATAGCGCCTTCCGTTCCGGCGCGTTCGAGGGCGAAAAGCCGCAGGTCTTCACGGCCATCGACCCGGTCACCGTACACCCGCTGCGCGCCAAGTTCACGCTCACGCCGCAGCCCCGCACCACCCTGCCCGGCAGCGGCAGCGTGACGACCCAGACTCTCACGTTCAAGCGCGGCACCGTCACCGTCAAGGCCGACGACCCAGCCGTGCTGCGAAGCGGCTCGACCCATACCGCCGCGCTGGTCGAGGGCGTCGAGAACGTCGAGGATCCAGCAGGCAACGCCGTCACCGAGGTGGCGTTCAAGGACTCGCTCAAGCTCACCGGCGGCACGACCTACAGCGCGATGAGCCTGCTGCGCCCGACCGGCACCGCCTTCGTGACGTCGGTCGGTTCGGACTATTTCAGCGGCATCGGTTACCGCTACAACGAGGTCAAACTCGACGCGCTGGTCAAGTCGATCAAGACCGGCGATCTGGTGCTGCTGCGCAAAGGCGATCACCTGCGCTGGTTCAAGGCGCAGACCGTCACGACGTACAACCGCACCGTGCAGTCCGCCAAGACGATCACGTCGACGCAAGGCAGCACGACCACCACCACCACGATCCCGGCCGTTACCACGCCAGTGACCCAAATCACCTTCGACACCTATTGGGACAATACCGCCCGCCGCGCGCCGGAGGACAATTCCGACTGGGCATGGTGGACGTACGCCGACTTCACGCTGTACTACGGCATGGCCGCTGCGGGCACGCCGATCGGTGAAGCCGCCGCGACGCTCAAAGCCGACGACGTGCTCAAAGTGCGCGAGCGAGTCGAGGCGGTCGACAGCGCCTACGAGCCCGACCGCTTCCTGCTGCGCGATCTCAACGAAGACGCCATCAACGCTGACGGGACGCTTTCTGCGAACGGCACGCTGACGCTGTCCGACGGCGACGCGTGGGACGGCCCGTTCGTCCCGCCGGTCACCGCGTACGGCGCGCTCGTACGGGCTACCCGCGGCGAGGTCGTGACAGGAGAAATCCTCGGCACCGGAAACGGCAGCACACCCAATCAATCGTTCAAGCTCAAGAAGAAACCGCTGACCTACGTGACGGCCGCCAGCGCCGAGAGCGAGTCCGGCGTGCAGAGTACGCTCACGATACGCGTCGACGGCGTGCTGTGGACGGAAGTGCCGCGCTTCTACGGCCGCGAGGCCGACGAAGCCGTGTACATCATCCGGCAGGACGACGAAAGCGACTCGTGGGTGACCTTCGGCGACGGGGTGCGCGGCCAACGCCTGCCGACCGGCGCGGTCGTCACCGCCGACTACCGCTTCGGCGCGGGCAAGGCGGCCCCGCCCGCCGGCATGGTCACACAGATGGTGACGCCGGTCAAAGGCGTGACGGCGTTGGTCAACCCGCTGGCCGCGTTCGGCGGCGCGGACGCCGAGGCGGAGGACGCCATCAAGACCTACGCACCGCGCTCGGCGCTCATGCTCGGGCGGGCGGTCTCGCTGGTCGATTACCAAGCCGTCGCCGCCAACACCAGCGGCGTGACGGCCGCCAAGGCCGAATGGCGCTGGAGCGGCACGCAGCAAAGGCCGGTCGTCAAGCTGTGGTACATCGGCGATGCCAGCCTCGCCGCGTCGATCAAAGACCGGCTCGTCGCCGTGTCCGCCGAAGGCGTGCCGTTCGAGGTGGCGCCGGCGACGGCCGTCTCGGTTGCGCTGACGATCGGCATCGTGACCGACGCGCGCTACGTCGCCGACGACGTGGCCGACGATGTCGAAGCGGCGTTGAGCGACGCGCTCGCGCCGGAGGTGCTCGGCATCGGCGCGCCGCTGATCCGCAGCAAGGTGATGGCGATTGCGGCGGCGGTCGAAGGCGTGATCGCGCCGACCGTCGTCACGCTCAATGGCGCGCCGTTCGTCAGCGCGGGAATCACCGGCACCGAAGGCACGTACTTCGTGTTCACGATCACCGTCAGCGCACAGCCCGAAGGCTGA
- a CDS encoding GPW/gp25 family protein, with product MAEPIHSIRYPVSVDTALGRITVETDYAAHVEQMIKQVLLTSPGERAHRPDFGCGLRRMVFAPNDPTIASLTQVTVYQALTKWLGTVIEVGAVEVQVYESTLSVTVSYVLKARLERRILNLEVTR from the coding sequence ATGGCAGAACCCATCCACAGCATCCGGTATCCGGTCAGCGTCGACACGGCGCTTGGCCGCATCACCGTCGAAACCGACTACGCCGCGCATGTCGAGCAGATGATCAAGCAGGTATTGCTCACCAGCCCCGGCGAACGCGCGCACCGCCCGGATTTCGGGTGCGGGCTGCGGCGCATGGTGTTCGCGCCCAACGACCCGACCATCGCCAGCTTGACGCAGGTCACGGTCTATCAAGCGCTGACCAAGTGGCTCGGCACGGTGATCGAGGTCGGCGCGGTCGAAGTGCAGGTCTACGAGTCGACGCTCAGCGTGACGGTCAGCTACGTGCTGAAAGCCCGCCTCGAACGCCGCATCCTGAACCTTGAGGTGACGCGATGA
- a CDS encoding baseplate assembly protein, producing MHWARTHFFGKYRGKVVDTNDPLGKGRLKVQVPSVFGQDTSVWAMPCVPYAGDQVGFKSLPPADTNVWVEFEGGDISYPVWTGFFWGDGEMPSEAGTDDNVKLWKTGAVTIKIDDQAGEIVISTTGGATLTMASDIKGEVGSSTLTIDTSGVTSEAGAKLEVTQVSIKLNNGAMEVI from the coding sequence ATGCACTGGGCGCGGACGCACTTCTTCGGCAAATACCGCGGCAAGGTCGTCGATACCAACGATCCGCTCGGGAAAGGCCGGCTCAAGGTGCAGGTGCCGTCCGTGTTCGGTCAGGACACGTCCGTGTGGGCGATGCCGTGCGTGCCGTACGCCGGCGATCAGGTCGGCTTCAAGTCGTTACCACCGGCCGATACCAACGTGTGGGTCGAGTTCGAGGGCGGGGACATCAGTTACCCGGTGTGGACCGGCTTCTTCTGGGGCGATGGCGAGATGCCCTCCGAGGCCGGCACCGACGACAACGTCAAGCTGTGGAAGACCGGCGCGGTCACCATCAAGATCGACGATCAGGCCGGCGAGATCGTGATTTCCACGACCGGCGGCGCGACGCTCACCATGGCCTCTGACATCAAGGGCGAGGTCGGCTCGTCCACGCTGACCATCGACACCAGCGGTGTCACCAGCGAGGCCGGCGCCAAGCTGGAGGTCACACAGGTCAGCATCAAGCTCAACAACGGCGCCATGGAGGTGATCTAG
- a CDS encoding DUF4157 domain-containing protein produces MTQTKAVKQRTAQAPPQKRRTAQTANTHERQARAASVRLLHGEADVSRMLTHAPAARRADVRHSRSVPLPQDARAWLERGFDADLSAVRVHTDAAAAEFAAREDARAIAAGRDIYFADGQYQPGTATGRMLLAHEVAHVLQQTARLVDGHLIATDAVGSGELQYDKPWPETHAHYSTEAASQSSAVQTSVAAMIREIERVVGREAILSHTLGAGVETGGVNNMTAFEQRVTNGDFNAYEPLARSLLFDVLKLLGRFDGAAYLLTQDSTLTTAAPDVAFWEHVRDSETLGNDWFYGMFSRIPDINRLFPDRYLEAIWRYLMNPARNPIASSDVRTLTTDFLTAYRSAAAAGQTVQNERVLGAYSYLGSLNDDLQAILGVIDGRTTGLPVAMGRTAAANEWRRIATTSFANHERRAFRELGPLIVPIAERAAEYWDRVAVLYQDTLGDAETQFYGSRAVPHSRPPTPDPSAAPPTTPGTLATTTATAASTATPQASAEALRDSAFSAFVRTASERLTQVLRVDSDAMPTPSAYQADLTRLREALSASRSALGERMFTVFRRRDMADASHFDTAVWLGVAQAVIDGLLGAIGRYDSQRDIDYVTNFGRDDLRMYNRYEIAWHANVLARIANNTALLATSDAVRQGADLNRSYLLLIGEWREDTSPPRSGSYLGMDMSGGAVVRGSGLTANQLDRLFYLTNQQALNAILFQMLREPEGTTEASYGTIQRALRQTREQAPMPKRWTMRPYLIVWNDTDRGVPERADMAAMMENHPRFDELLDMEDHRRARYITPLERTTKMYVWFLPEFERVTRYLMTVPGLGDQIRAELGTTPTPENLLELLNRLWQRSVAEGHTEGDREAFTGVQTDITDAIGRDITSVEQMRDLLFRYATTRDRRVTAALVNPLLTRYAGDASVTNYVVPNRVIEYLDRFNQDIRPDNLTERRLQMHALILSIAPNLRAAFVRQGRIDAVLGIEILERRFDIISGLYGYAKRALEFASAADAADQLRPVLHSTEDGAALVAEANREHLQVLINRWDRVIGEVQRQTGFSTTPNRTGIMRVGSPRELGLNSPFLLDGERVQITAIHTDFRFHPSYGHRGDDFYHPSILTHLNGSRLAADQPLLTYEYLERDGSVTLTASTDEQELAAFSHVVTMELIVRGLEQLAEYIRIYVEVGVDAASLFIPGAPAAITVAQLVQFLIMELPHIQEEILNDPLALVRELETFISPALRDQVIENIWMWVLLRGDLPFAERLQARTSRAARSTRPTPRPATGMRGRFQRIAAFARTVIERILNAFLNLRQRVRMGFTHARRVALRYPLLRRLLSALPVYIETAEFIAGPGSEAFSEMVSDLTVDGGFPSINTSFREALDQIFEGLNGLEVPFNILPMDIVVDVILERFLATIRGPRGFVLRRFLELTQLRPILSAHIAQTLRDEGLDPNVLWRETIRGDLQRVLEESRTGLIAGINNLLRSVLGSGLQIPTAGMNPITVAEDTSLPDMSPLRRDRLKTGEVEEEEAAPNSPPHIRPAEGRPLPDAERERYETLFGHDFSHVRVHSGREADQLTRYHNAYALTSGSHIFLGRDVPPGSARTEPVMRHELAHVLQQTGSRPTKLPDHDREPSLGMPGRGLSRDARREAAANRMVLQAARRGSEAVEVEEEGGAGLLPAVSPNTAKAVTGEMGRNDVMDSLIQQVHSLATIPGGGGRGFRAAVTAAEHLWAAIRGFLMRRTPIGTGGGRRNADPFETSDALNAIAQFFGGSRTVEENMRALTYMSKRDKADGSVELDRRKFLSLMNEYLHARTGVDLDIDHPPLTTTDDMPWTPQYATVRMINLGRVRGNANLYTKMQQNTDAYMGATKFSRDDWKIIGDELEGEDLPSAVWDSTDYRLSQALIDYMREHIRTRGTADVEVWTDYVNHASTSAPMGGLRVATHGQLTGSGARPGRQSHHVPQFLLVEYFEAASAQPTSRVSKRVGGSTMFPPGFNVTGSNATHFEGGGHRIDFNTLDPNSGRGDGIPAVSLAAKTHQRGRLHLNAGSDWGTITRADAATTEHTESSVEFTGTMAQGIRMDLTFYLSFLKPRLETAGMRRGITDRDDILTEANRHASNPAYLTATYEAIRDTYRWMYNGMMSSLRLALNNEALEVLEYQKSARKTLNLGEDASLPANYTPHITHTAAVVSAVETKNAQIMSQWRR; encoded by the coding sequence GTGACGCAGACGAAGGCGGTCAAGCAGCGCACGGCCCAAGCGCCCCCGCAAAAGCGGCGGACGGCGCAGACGGCCAACACGCATGAGCGTCAGGCTCGCGCGGCGTCGGTGCGCCTGCTGCACGGCGAGGCAGACGTGAGCCGCATGCTCACCCATGCGCCCGCCGCCCGCCGCGCCGACGTGCGCCACAGCCGATCCGTTCCGCTGCCGCAAGACGCCCGCGCGTGGCTCGAACGCGGCTTCGACGCCGACCTGTCGGCCGTCCGTGTCCACACGGATGCCGCCGCCGCCGAATTTGCAGCGCGCGAGGACGCGCGGGCCATCGCTGCAGGCCGGGACATTTATTTCGCCGATGGGCAGTATCAGCCGGGGACAGCCACGGGCCGGATGCTGCTGGCGCATGAGGTCGCGCACGTGCTGCAGCAGACCGCGCGCCTCGTCGACGGCCATCTGATAGCGACCGACGCTGTCGGCAGCGGCGAATTGCAGTACGACAAGCCGTGGCCCGAGACGCACGCGCACTACTCCACCGAAGCGGCGAGCCAATCAAGCGCCGTCCAGACGTCGGTGGCCGCCATGATCCGCGAGATCGAACGCGTCGTCGGGCGCGAGGCAATCCTGTCACACACGCTGGGCGCGGGGGTCGAAACCGGCGGCGTCAACAACATGACGGCGTTCGAGCAACGTGTCACCAACGGCGATTTCAACGCCTACGAGCCGCTGGCGCGCAGCCTGCTGTTCGACGTCCTCAAGCTGCTCGGCCGCTTCGACGGCGCCGCCTACTTGCTGACGCAGGACTCGACGCTGACGACCGCCGCGCCGGACGTGGCGTTCTGGGAACACGTCCGCGACAGCGAGACGCTCGGAAACGACTGGTTCTACGGGATGTTCTCACGCATCCCCGACATCAACCGGCTGTTCCCGGATCGCTATCTGGAAGCGATCTGGCGTTACCTGATGAACCCGGCGCGCAACCCAATCGCGTCCAGCGACGTGCGCACGCTAACGACCGATTTCCTCACGGCGTACCGTTCTGCCGCCGCGGCCGGCCAGACGGTGCAGAACGAGCGTGTCCTCGGCGCGTATTCGTATCTCGGCTCGCTCAACGACGACCTGCAAGCGATCCTCGGCGTGATCGACGGCCGCACTACCGGCCTGCCGGTCGCCATGGGCCGTACTGCCGCGGCTAACGAATGGCGCCGGATCGCCACCACGAGCTTCGCCAATCACGAGCGCCGGGCGTTCCGCGAGCTTGGCCCGCTGATCGTCCCGATTGCTGAGCGCGCCGCCGAATACTGGGATCGCGTCGCCGTGCTGTATCAGGACACGCTGGGCGACGCCGAAACGCAGTTCTACGGAAGCCGTGCCGTGCCGCACAGCCGCCCGCCCACGCCCGACCCGTCGGCCGCGCCGCCCACCACCCCCGGCACGCTGGCGACGACGACCGCCACGGCGGCCTCGACTGCGACGCCGCAGGCGTCCGCGGAAGCCTTGCGGGACAGCGCCTTTTCGGCCTTCGTGCGCACGGCCTCCGAACGGCTGACACAAGTCCTGCGCGTCGACAGCGACGCGATGCCCACGCCCTCCGCCTACCAAGCCGACCTGACCCGACTGCGCGAGGCGCTTTCGGCCAGCCGTTCGGCGTTGGGCGAGCGCATGTTCACGGTCTTTCGCCGGCGTGACATGGCGGACGCCAGCCACTTCGACACTGCGGTGTGGTTGGGCGTGGCGCAGGCGGTGATCGACGGCCTGCTTGGGGCGATCGGCCGCTACGACTCCCAGCGCGACATCGACTACGTGACGAACTTCGGCCGTGATGATCTGCGCATGTACAACCGCTACGAGATCGCGTGGCATGCCAACGTGCTGGCGCGCATCGCCAATAACACCGCGCTGCTGGCGACATCCGACGCCGTGCGGCAAGGCGCCGACCTCAATCGCAGTTACCTGCTGCTGATCGGCGAGTGGCGCGAGGACACGTCGCCGCCGCGCAGCGGCAGCTACCTCGGCATGGACATGTCCGGCGGCGCGGTCGTGCGCGGGTCGGGCCTGACCGCCAACCAGCTTGACCGGCTGTTCTACCTGACCAACCAGCAGGCGCTCAACGCCATCCTGTTCCAGATGCTGCGCGAGCCGGAAGGGACGACCGAGGCGAGCTACGGCACCATCCAGCGCGCACTGCGCCAGACGCGCGAACAGGCGCCAATGCCCAAACGCTGGACGATGCGCCCGTACCTGATCGTGTGGAACGACACCGACCGCGGTGTGCCTGAACGCGCCGACATGGCGGCCATGATGGAGAATCACCCGCGCTTCGACGAGCTGCTCGATATGGAGGATCACCGGCGCGCGCGGTACATCACGCCGCTGGAACGCACCACCAAGATGTACGTGTGGTTCCTGCCGGAGTTCGAGCGCGTCACCCGTTACCTGATGACCGTGCCGGGGCTGGGCGACCAGATCCGCGCCGAACTGGGCACGACGCCGACACCGGAAAACCTCCTTGAGCTGCTCAACCGGTTGTGGCAGCGGTCGGTCGCCGAAGGCCACACCGAAGGAGACCGTGAGGCGTTCACCGGCGTGCAGACCGACATCACCGACGCCATCGGGCGCGACATCACGTCGGTCGAGCAGATGCGCGATCTGCTGTTCCGGTACGCCACCACCCGCGACCGCCGCGTGACCGCCGCGCTCGTCAACCCGCTGCTGACGCGCTACGCCGGCGACGCCAGCGTGACCAACTACGTCGTCCCCAACCGCGTGATCGAATACCTGGACCGTTTCAACCAGGACATTCGGCCGGACAATCTAACCGAGCGCCGGCTGCAGATGCACGCGCTGATCCTGTCGATCGCGCCGAACCTACGCGCCGCCTTCGTGCGTCAGGGGCGCATCGACGCGGTGTTGGGCATCGAAATCCTCGAACGCCGCTTCGACATCATCTCCGGCCTGTACGGCTACGCGAAACGCGCGCTGGAGTTCGCAAGCGCCGCCGACGCCGCCGATCAGCTTCGCCCGGTGCTGCACAGCACCGAAGACGGCGCGGCGCTGGTCGCAGAGGCCAATAGAGAGCACCTGCAGGTGCTGATCAACCGTTGGGATCGCGTGATCGGCGAGGTGCAGCGCCAGACCGGGTTCAGCACGACGCCGAACCGCACGGGCATCATGCGCGTGGGTTCCCCGCGCGAGCTGGGCCTCAACAGTCCCTTCTTATTGGATGGCGAGCGGGTGCAGATCACGGCCATTCACACCGACTTTCGCTTCCACCCGTCCTACGGGCACCGCGGCGACGACTTTTATCACCCGTCGATTCTCACGCATTTGAACGGCTCGCGGCTCGCCGCCGATCAGCCGCTGCTGACCTACGAATACCTCGAGCGCGACGGCAGCGTAACCCTAACGGCCAGCACCGACGAGCAGGAACTGGCGGCGTTCTCGCACGTCGTCACGATGGAATTGATCGTGCGCGGGCTGGAGCAGTTGGCCGAATACATTCGGATTTACGTCGAGGTTGGCGTCGACGCGGCATCGCTGTTCATCCCCGGCGCGCCAGCCGCGATCACCGTGGCCCAGCTCGTCCAGTTCCTGATCATGGAACTGCCGCACATTCAGGAGGAGATCCTCAACGACCCGCTGGCGCTGGTGCGCGAGTTGGAGACGTTCATCTCGCCCGCCCTGCGCGATCAGGTCATCGAGAACATCTGGATGTGGGTGCTGCTGCGCGGCGACCTGCCCTTTGCCGAACGCCTGCAAGCGCGCACCAGCCGCGCCGCGCGCTCGACGCGGCCGACACCGCGCCCGGCGACCGGAATGCGCGGTCGGTTCCAGCGCATCGCCGCCTTCGCCCGCACGGTCATCGAGCGCATCCTGAACGCCTTCCTCAATTTGCGCCAGCGCGTGCGGATGGGCTTCACCCATGCGCGCCGGGTCGCCCTGCGCTACCCGCTGCTGCGCCGCCTGCTCAGCGCCTTGCCCGTCTATATCGAGACGGCCGAGTTCATCGCCGGGCCGGGCAGCGAGGCGTTCAGCGAGATGGTGTCCGACCTGACCGTCGACGGCGGCTTCCCGTCGATTAACACGAGTTTCCGCGAGGCGCTCGATCAGATCTTCGAAGGCTTGAACGGGCTGGAAGTCCCGTTCAACATCCTGCCGATGGACATCGTGGTCGACGTCATCCTCGAACGGTTCCTCGCCACCATTCGCGGGCCGCGCGGGTTCGTGCTGCGCCGGTTCCTCGAATTGACGCAGCTCCGCCCAATCCTGTCGGCGCACATCGCCCAGACGCTTCGCGACGAAGGTCTTGACCCCAACGTGCTGTGGCGCGAGACCATCCGCGGCGACTTGCAGCGCGTCCTCGAGGAATCGCGCACCGGACTGATCGCCGGCATCAACAACCTGCTGCGAAGCGTGCTGGGCAGTGGCCTGCAAATCCCCACAGCCGGCATGAATCCGATTACCGTCGCGGAGGACACATCGCTGCCCGATATGTCGCCCCTGCGCCGCGACCGGCTCAAGACCGGCGAGGTCGAGGAGGAAGAAGCTGCCCCCAATTCGCCGCCGCACATCCGGCCCGCCGAAGGGCGCCCGCTGCCCGATGCCGAGCGCGAGCGCTACGAGACGCTGTTCGGGCACGACTTCTCGCACGTGCGCGTGCACAGCGGGCGCGAAGCCGACCAGTTAACGCGCTACCACAATGCCTATGCGCTGACCAGCGGCAGCCACATTTTCCTCGGCCGCGACGTGCCGCCCGGCAGCGCACGGACCGAGCCGGTCATGCGCCATGAACTCGCTCACGTCTTGCAGCAAACCGGCTCACGCCCGACCAAGCTGCCCGACCACGACCGCGAGCCGTCGCTGGGCATGCCCGGGCGCGGCTTGTCGCGCGACGCCCGGCGCGAGGCCGCGGCAAACCGCATGGTCTTGCAGGCGGCGCGGCGCGGCAGCGAGGCCGTCGAGGTCGAGGAGGAAGGCGGCGCCGGACTGCTGCCGGCTGTTTCCCCGAACACCGCCAAAGCCGTGACCGGGGAGATGGGCCGCAACGACGTCATGGACAGCCTGATCCAACAGGTCCACTCGCTCGCCACCATACCCGGCGGCGGTGGACGCGGATTCCGGGCGGCCGTGACGGCGGCGGAACATCTTTGGGCGGCGATTCGCGGCTTCTTGATGCGGCGCACGCCGATCGGTACGGGCGGCGGGCGTCGCAACGCCGACCCGTTCGAAACGAGCGACGCGCTCAACGCTATCGCGCAGTTCTTCGGCGGCAGCCGCACGGTTGAAGAGAACATGCGCGCGCTAACCTATATGAGTAAGCGCGACAAGGCCGACGGCTCCGTAGAACTCGACCGGCGCAAATTCCTCAGCCTGATGAACGAATACCTGCACGCGCGCACCGGCGTCGATCTCGACATCGACCATCCGCCGCTGACGACCACCGACGATATGCCGTGGACGCCGCAGTACGCGACGGTGCGCATGATCAACCTCGGCCGGGTCCGCGGGAACGCCAACCTGTACACCAAGATGCAGCAGAACACCGATGCGTACATGGGCGCGACCAAGTTCTCCCGCGACGACTGGAAGATCATCGGCGACGAACTCGAAGGCGAGGACCTGCCGTCCGCGGTCTGGGACTCTACCGACTACCGCCTGAGTCAAGCGCTCATCGACTACATGCGCGAGCACATCCGCACACGCGGCACGGCGGATGTCGAAGTGTGGACGGATTACGTCAATCACGCCAGTACCAGCGCACCGATGGGCGGCCTGCGGGTGGCGACCCACGGCCAATTGACTGGCAGCGGCGCACGGCCGGGGCGGCAGTCGCATCATGTGCCGCAGTTCCTGCTGGTTGAGTACTTCGAGGCGGCGAGTGCGCAGCCGACTTCCCGGGTAAGCAAACGCGTCGGCGGCTCAACGATGTTCCCGCCGGGGTTCAATGTCACGGGCTCCAATGCGACGCACTTCGAAGGCGGCGGGCATCGCATCGACTTCAACACGCTCGACCCGAACAGCGGGCGCGGCGACGGCATCCCGGCGGTGTCGCTGGCGGCGAAGACGCATCAGCGCGGCCGGCTGCACCTCAACGCCGGCAGCGACTGGGGGACGATCACGCGCGCCGATGCCGCCACCACCGAGCACACCGAAAGCAGCGTCGAGTTCACCGGCACGATGGCGCAAGGCATCCGCATGGACCTGACGTTCTACCTCAGCTTCCTCAAGCCGCGTCTGGAGACGGCCGGCATGCGGCGCGGCATCACCGATCGGGACGACATCCTGACCGAGGCCAACCGGCACGCCAGCAATCCGGCCTACCTGACCGCCACCTACGAGGCGATCCGCGACACCTACCGCTGGATGTACAACGGCATGATGTCCTCGCTGCGGCTGGCGCTCAACAACGAGGCGCTGGAAGTGCTGGAATACCAGAAGTCGGCACGAAAGACTCTGAATTTGGGCGAAGATGCGTCGCTGCCCGCCAACTACACGCCGCACATCACGCACACGGCGGCGGTCGTGTCGGCGGTGGAAACCAAGAACGCACAGATCATGTCGCAGTGGCGGCGCTAA